The genomic region GTTCGAGAAGACGAATGCGGCTTGGGAGAAGGGCGAGCTCATCCAAAAGGGCCCTCCAAATGACCCAGATGCACCAAAGCGTGTCCTGGTCGGTTGGTTCGTTCGCTTGCATAGCATGTGCTACAAGGGAGAACGCTTCACTGGCTATCAAGAGCTCGAACGCGAAGTGCTGAGCCAGCTTGCGAATCTCATCACTCACCCATCGCTTCAAGACACTATCGGGCGCATGATCCTCGTCAACATGGCTGCACAGCACACTGCTGCTGCGCAATTCCAAGGTATGTGAAATGTGTTTTCTTGGTCGCTCAGGCTAATCTTGTGCGCAGCAATTGCCCAGCAGAATCTGCCGGTTGACAACATCCAAGAGTCATTCCTTCACTACTTTCGTTTCAATCTCAAGACATTTACTGCCTTGCTGCAGGTCTTCTACACTGATCTCCGGAACCTTCTATCGAACATGGCAGATCAGGACGGCGAGCTCGCTGACAAGCTCACGCCCGCAGGTCGCCGTCTATTACCGTGCCTGCGCATCTACAACAATTGGCTTATCGTTCACGCTCATATGCCGCCTGCCCTCGCTACAGATGAGGTCGTCGGCGAGTCTGTCGCTGAATTCTGGCCGGTCTACGCCCGAGCTATTGACTTGGTAGCCCAGGCCTTCCCCATCTGGGATCTCGAGGAGCATCTGGAACAAGTCTCGTGCGCCACATACATGATGGAAGAGGACGTCGAGACTTTCAAGTTCACGCCCGTCGTGGACGACAAAACCCGCAGTACCTGGTACGACACTCAGACGCAGGCTGATAAGCCACGGCACTCGGGGAAGAACGTCGTGTGTAGCTCACCGGATGACGAGTTGCTCTACCGTGTGCACGGATTCCTGGCAACGGGCCTCAACTTCGCCACCTCTGATGACAATGCCCCAATTGGCATGATCGGTACACGTGTCTACTTCGACAAGCCAGAGAACCTCGACGGTTTGACTGTACGACCCATCGAGTATCAACCCGATCCCATCGCTCCACCAAGCAAGGCCATTCAGCAGCAGTCCGTGCCCGTTAGTTACGCTGCGGCTGCTGCAAATGGTCATGCGAAACAAGGTCGTCCTGCAGCTGCACCACGCAAGACAAGCGCCACAAAACAAACCCGTGATGCTCAGCTCGTGCGGATGGTGGAGGATCTTGTCGATGAGACCGATCCCAAAGACCCAGTGACACCGCCTCAGCCGCCCGCCTCGACTCCTGCTATCGTCACCAATGGCGATGCCACGTTCGGTCTCCAGGACAGCGTGCAAGATCTTGGCCAAACTCTACCAAAGTATGGAAAGCCATCTCGAGCTGCGGCTGCCAAGTCTTGGCGTCCGGGTCCAGGTGTCACTGTCACTCCGCCTGCTGTTCGGCCTGTCAATATGGCACGACCACTCAGTGGCAACCACGAGCGGCTGCAGTCTGTCTCTAAGCTGTGGAACGACGGACCCAATATGACCGGTGCTCTAGGGTCGCCTATTCCTGCTGCGGCTCCAGGTCATTCCCGCGTCAACTCTGCAAGTAGCATTCGCAGTAGGAACTCGCTGAACCAGGTGGACACATGGGGCTCCATGGAGTCTGCGCCACGCACGCTTCCGGAGTCAGTCGTACCTCAGAATGTCTACGAGAGCGAATACTCCAGCATTGATCAGGCTGGTATGGCCAGTCCACTACTGTAAGTAACGACAGCCACCTCGCTCGAGACTCCCTTACTGACAAGTCTGACTTTAGATTCGGCGCTGGTGGCAGCGTCTGGAGCAGCATGCCAACTACAAATGGCGTTCGCAATGTCAGTCCATCTTATGGCCAAGGCGGCTAAGCCCGCAGTAAGGAAGCTGTCACGCTTCGACCAAAAACAACACCCTATCAGACGACTGTATACGTCTTCGTGCTTTTTCGGAATCATGTACAGATCCTTCGACTTCACCGCCGATACCTGACTAGGTACTCAGTCGACCCTACGTCTGCAGAGAGCATGATCTGCGAGCGACATGCCGCAGCCTCGCGCGCAATTGCAGCCGTCGGGCATCAGGCTGATGTGATATGAATGGAGTTCATCAATCTCAGTCGGTTTCGGGCAGCACTTATGACATGCTTTAGCACGAGAGAAATGGCAGCATTTCGAATTGGTCAAGAATGGGGAATGGGGAAGGAGGAATCAGAATGGAATATGCTTGAGCGTTACTTTCTATTTGACGCGTTCTATCACTCTTTCGGGCCATGGCTATGCGTTTGGACACGATCTTCACACTGCTGACCTTCACGGCACTCATTATGGAGACAATACTAGGGAGAATGAGAAGAGAACTTGTGCTTTTCAGTAATCCCGTTGAGTCTATTCGCATCTTCAGTATCAGCTCACTTCCCCAAGGTCAAGTAGAGGCGGTCCCCAATGTCACCCAGCCCAGGCTTGATCATGCCTTGTGCATCAGTCTCCGCGTCGACCCCTCCTACCCAGAGCTCTACTGCCTCCGGCCACGACTCCGCTGCTCGTTGCAAACCAGCCTGGCTAGCCAATATCGAAATCGAAATTATCCTCTTGACACCCCAATCCCTCAACGTCTCGATCGCTGCGCATGCAGTTGACCCAGTCGCGATAACGGGATCTACGATAATGGCCAACTCAGGAATCTTGGACGACTCTCCTGCTTTTTGGTAGGGCAAGTTGTTGTAGTACTCCACAGGCTGCAGCGTGCTCTTCTCGCGATACATGCCCAAGTGATGGACTGAGATTGGTGATGGGAGGAGCGACTGGACTGCGTCCACCATGCTTAGACCAGAGCGCAAGATGGGCACGAGGGTCATGGTGGAGAGCGAGACGTCTTCGGTGGTGTATTCATAGCCGAGAGGGGATGTGTCCTATACAACGTGAACGATACAGTGTTAGCGGGATGCTTCTTTTTACAGTATGTACTCCTGCCTGTTGCATGTGGTCAGCCCGCCCGCGTGGTGGCTGAGAGCTTGGACGGATGCATGAGTCGTGACTTACCGTGCCAGTCTGCTGGGCTTGCAGGCCATGGGCGAAAGCTTCGACACCGAGGATTGTTGCGATTTCGTGTACGAGGGCTTTGGTGTGGCGGGCGTTGGTCGAGGCAGAGCGGAGCTGGGAGAGCTTGGAGCGGACGCAGGGGTGCGAGGAGACGTGGATGTTGGACATGGTGGATGTTGCTGCGAGAGGATGTGAAAGAGGTCGGCTACAAGGTCAGTGGTATATCAGAGAGAGGGACACGGGGAGGGCTCTTGAAGGTGTTTGTGATTGTGTTGTGCAGTTGATAGGCCGACGTGGAGCTCGCCGATGAGGAGCTCATAGCTGTTCCATTGAGCTGTTGAACCAATGCCTTTGGAACTCTGCTCGTCACAGCTGCCGCATTAGCACAATGCAGACGTCGTCTCATCGCGATCGCTCGTGCTAGTAGGTATGCCATATGAACGACATGAGATGTGTTCCAGCCGCGTGGTCAGCAGCAGGAGAGATGGAAGAGCAGTCTGACACGCGCGCCGATCTTAGCGTGATCAACCTTTCGCCTCCTCGCGGTCGCTCCTTCTCCGCAACGCGTCCTCCTTGCACCTCAATATCAGCGTGAAATGCAACGAACAGCTGTCGCTGTCCGGTACCCATGAAGGAGCGCCAGACCGACAGCCAAACGACTCCCGGCATTCCCACATCGGCCGGCATTCTGGCAACCTGGTCGTGGAGCCATTGGACCCTCCCGCGGCTAATGATTGGCAGCAATATCGAAACCTACCAGGTTCATCACAGGCGGCCCGATGAACGAACGACCAGATCCGGACTTCCAACCGCAACACCTGCCGGATGAGATCGCGTACGATGAAGACGATGCCGACCGGGTCCAGCGTAGGCTGTCCACCAGTACCGTGGGCAGTCGCAGTCGGCGCGAGGGCTACTACGATTCGCAGCGCATCAGCAGCCGGCGCTCAAGACCAATTTCCGGGGAAAGCCAGACGAGCTATTCCTATTCTTCCAAGTCTACCAAGTCTCGAGGCAAGCAACGTGCAAGCAATCAACAGTCCGCCGACTATTCCTTTGTAGATGTGCATGTAGACCATGTCCCGCCGCCTGTACCGACACCAGCCAAGGCAGATTCGTCACACCTCGAGGATGAGCGTGGTCCCGTGAAAAGTCACGACCCTGGTACTGGTCTGGTCCCGCACGTCAGGAACTTCAGTCAGCCTTATACCATGCGGAGGAGAGGCAGTAGGGCCAATAGTCGTGACATGAATCTATCAGAAGTTGCAGCTCTGCCGCCCGTACCTACAAATCATCGCTCTTCTGCCAACATGGGCCCGCCTCCCGAGAACGAGAAGCAGGATACCAGCGGCGATACGGAGCCAGGAAATAAATCACAGTCTGAAAGCGAGCGACCATACTCACGGCGGCATCCTCAAGAACTGGAGAAGCCCCAGCCACCGGTGCCGCGATGGCTCAACGAACTGCACACAGTCTCATACCTGATCTTCTTCTCCGTACTTGGAACGTTGGCCCGACTTGGCGTGCAGTGGCTGACCTTCTACCCCGGCGCACCTGTAACAACGCCAGTGCTCTGGGCCAACGTGGGCGGCTCGTATGTAATGGGGTTCCTGTCGGAAGACCAGGGACTCTTCAGGGGCAGAGCTCACGAAGCAGCCTTGGCCGAGGACCAGACCGATGAAACACCACTCGATAGAGCCACAATCACAAAACACAACAAGACCATTCCACTATACATCGGACTCGCCACAGGCTTCTGCGGGAGCTTCACCTCTTTCTCAAGCTTCGCCAGAGACTTCTTCCTGGCGGCTTCGAATAGCTTGCCAGCGCCGATATATCACACGTACACTTCCCCAACAGGGGTAGTCGCTCCTTCACAGACAGTGAGCCGCGATGGCGGGTACTCGCTGGAAGCATATGTTGCTGTGATACTCGCTACATTGGCACTATGTCTCGGCGCTCTTATCGTTGGCGCGCACACCGCCGTCATGCTGGACCATGTC from Fulvia fulva chromosome 2, complete sequence harbors:
- a CDS encoding Putative uracil phosphoribosyltransferase urg2 produces the protein MSNIHVSSHPCVRSKLSQLRSASTNARHTKALVHEIATILGVEAFAHGLQAQQTGTDTSPLGYEYTTEDVSLSTMTLVPILRSGLSMVDAVQSLLPSPISVHHLGMYREKSTLQPVEYYNNLPYQKAGESSKIPELAIIVDPVIATGSTACAAIETLRDWGVKRIISISILASQAGLQRAAESWPEAVELWVGGVDAETDAQGMIKPGLGDIGDRLYLTLGK
- a CDS encoding Fluoride export protein 1, producing the protein MNERPDPDFQPQHLPDEIAYDEDDADRVQRRLSTSTVGSRSRREGYYDSQRISSRRSRPISGESQTSYSYSSKSTKSRGKQRASNQQSADYSFVDVHVDHVPPPVPTPAKADSSHLEDERGPVKSHDPGTGLVPHVRNFSQPYTMRRRGSRANSRDMNLSEVAALPPVPTNHRSSANMGPPPENEKQDTSGDTEPGNKSQSESERPYSRRHPQELEKPQPPVPRWLNELHTVSYLIFFSVLGTLARLGVQWLTFYPGAPVTTPVLWANVGGSYVMGFLSEDQGLFRGRAHEAALAEDQTDETPLDRATITKHNKTIPLYIGLATGFCGSFTSFSSFARDFFLAASNSLPAPIYHTYTSPTGVVAPSQTVSRDGGYSLEAYVAVILATLALCLGALIVGAHTAVMLDHVTPAIPTRLARRIIDPLFVFLGFGCWLGALFLAIFPPSETWRGEVLFALVFAPLGALLRFYASLKLNGLVAAFPLGTFAVNMFGTAVEGMCYDIQHVGVGVMGGAIGGGLVGCQILQGIMDGFCGCLTTVSTWVSEINSLKRKHGYLYALASVGCATCLMAIIMGSVRWSIGFSEPACNTGYPSKVHG